CGTTGACATCCCCCTCCGTCCCAGCGGGTACTGCCGCGATCTCCTCGCCTGTCGCGGGGTTCGTCACCGGAACCGTATCCGACGCTCCGGCGTCGCGCCACTTTCCGTCAATGTACAGTCGGCTCCACGCCGTCTGGTTATCAGGTTGCGACACAGTACGCCGTATACGGCGCCACGGAGTGTTATCGCTTTGGTAGCCGGTGTTCGAACAAGGGTAAAGACGGTCGTGCGCAGAGAAGCTGATTCCATGCGAAAGCGAGTTGTCTCTGCCATCAGTTTCTGCTTCGGCGTTGCTGAAACGGTTCGAGAAGCTAGTCGTTCCGCGTTTCACCTCACGAAAGACACGTTTGGCGCTGTTCCGATTTCCGTGCCGTTCATATCTAAACTCGAGGCCGTGTTTTCACAGGTTCGGTGGAGTGAAACCGCACCGTCACGGAGCGAACGTCGACGAGATACCCGACGAGGGTGAATTTTTCGCCTTGGCAATGTACCACAGTGGGACCTGAACGGCTGTATGCGGGATCGCGGCGGTAGCGAGAGCATACAGAGATCGGTCAATGCCCCATCCCACCGAGAGGCTGATAATGCGGGAACATCGGGTGTGGAAGGTGGACACCGAGCGCCATCAGCCCGTGCGCGAACAGCACGTACCCTAACACGACGAACACCACGCCGAGCAGCCGATGAACGCGACGCCGGTGGGCAACGTCGATCGACTGGATAATCGTCCCGTAGAGGAAGACGGCCTGAATCGTCCCGATACCGAGGGCACCGAGAGCGATTCCCCCGGTGGTCGGGGAGCCGCTCGCGAAGGCGAACAGAGACGCGGGATACAGCATCGGGCAAGGAAGAAACGCGTTGACGGCGCCGAGGCCGACAATACTCGAGCTGTTCACGTGTCGGTGAACTCTCGCCGCGAGCCACGACGTGACGCGCTGGACGCCGGGTATTCGAATATCGCCTCCGCTTCCCCCACTGACATACCGAACGCCGGTCGCTACAATGAACCCTCCGACCGCAAGACCGACAACACCTCGCAGGAGGTCGGCGATCGGTGTCAGTTGATCAGCGGTGACGAACACGACGCTTCCGAGCGCGCCGAAGACCGCCCCGAGAATCGCGTACGTCGTCGCCCGCCCGAGGTTGAACAAGAAGTGCTGACGAACCTCGTAGGTCGTGAGACGGCCGGCACGTCCTCTATCGGCTGTTACTGTTCCACCGTCAGACTGCGGCGTCATCCACTTCGAGTACATCGTCACTAGCGGCCCGCACATCCCGATACAGTGTGCGCCGTCGAACACCCCGATGAGGACGAAGAGCGCGACGTCAATCCGGAGGAGCGACTCTATCATAGTCGTTCTCGGCTGTGTACGGGTTTGCGTCGTCTGGTGTGTCTCTCGAACGGTCCCGGACAGGTATCAGGGACGTATTACGGAGGATAGCGAGGGGTCGCGCTCGGCTGGAGACTTCGCAAGTATCCGGCGCGTAACTTGAGGGAACAATTCTTCACGGTAGATGCCGATACGCCAACGATGACGGACGAAATAGACATCCCAACCGAGCCGCGGGCTGCGGTCGACGCACTAGCGACTCATCTAACTGCGACCGCAGATCGCCCAGTACCGCCAGCGACGAACCGATGGCTCGGAGAGGCCGAAGCCGTCGCCCGTGATGCTACTAGTGACGATCTCGACACGCAAACCAGGCGGAAACGGGTTCGGCAAGTTGCGACACTGCTTGAGTCGGCTGACGAAACGGGCGATGCGGTCGCCGACCGCCGCATCGAAGCAGCGATCGAGTGTTGTCGTATCGTTCTTGCTAACGAGTGACGATGATTCTGTTCGTACGGAATAGCCCTCTCGCTGCGAATTAAATTACACTAAATAGATATACCTAATTAAACTACAAAAAGTTATTCATTTCTATTAAAGAAACTAGTATGAGTTACTAACGAGTGTTCTAGCGCACCACACTTATGTTCGTAGTCTCTGAAGAGTACTTTGATGAGTTCAAAACAAGACGATCTTAAGGAGACGAACACCGAGGCCCGCTTCGAGTTCAAGAAGGAGGAGAAGTCCGCCTTCAAAAGCGAGAAGGGTCTCACCGAGGAGACGGTCCGCGTCATCTCGGAGGACAAGGACGAACCGGAGTGGATGCTGGAGCGCCGCCTGCGCGCGTTAGAGCAGTTCCAGGAGATGCCGATGCCGACCGACTGGCCCGGCCAGCCGGACCTCTCGGAAGTCGACGTCGACGAGATCGTCCCCTATATCCGGCCGGATGTCGATGTCCGCGCCGGCGTCGACGACTGGACGGAGCTCCCGGACGACATCAAGGACACGTTCGACAAGCTGGGCATCCCGGAGGCCGAGAAGAACGCGCTCTCGGGCGTCGGTGCGCAGTACGAATCGGAGGTCGTCTACCAGAACATGCAGGAGCGGTGGGAAGAGAAGGGCGTCATCTTCTGTAACATGGACGAGGCGGTCCAAGAGCACGAGGAACTCGTCCGCGAGCACTTCATGACGAACTGCGTCCCCCCGAGCGACAACAAGTTCGCCGCGCTTCACGGCGCCATCTGGTCCGGCGGCTCGTTCGTCTATATTCCCGAAGACACTACCGTCGACATGCCGGTTCAGGCGTACTTCCGGATGAACTCCGAGGGGATGGGCCAGTTCGAGCACACGCTCATCATCGCGGAGGAGGGCTCCGAGGTCCACTACATCGAGGGCTGTTCCGCCCCGAAGTATTCGAAGTTCAATCTTCACTGTGGCGGCGTCGAAGTGTTCGTGGGCGAGGACGCCCACGTCCAGTACTCGACGGTGCAGAACTGGTCGAAGAACACGTACAACCTGAACACCAAGCGCGCCATCGCGGAGAAGGGCGGGCGCATGGAGTGGATCTCCGGCTCGATGGGGTCGAAGGCGACGATGCTGTACCCGTCGACGATCCTCAAGGGCCGCGGCGCCTCCGACAACCACATCACCATCGCCTTCGCGGGCGAGGGTCAGGACATCGACACCGGTGCGAAGGTGTACCACAACGCGCCGGAAACGAAGTCGACCGTCGAGTCGAAGTCGATCGCGAAGGACGGCGGCCGCACGAACTACCGCGGGCTCGTCCACATCGCGGACGGCGCGGAAAACTCCTCGACGGCCGTCGAGTGCGATGCGCTGATGTTCGACAACGAGTCGACGTCGGACACGATGCCGTACATGGAGATCAACGAGTCGAAGGTCGACGTCGCCCACGAGGCGACCGTCGGCAAGATCGGCGACGAGGACATCTTCTACCTCCAGTCGCGCGGGCTGGACGACGACGACGCGAAACAGATGATCGTCTCCGGCTTCATCGAGCCGATCACGGAGGAGCTGCCCATCGAGTACGCCGTCGAGCTCAACCGGCTCGTCGAACTCGAGATGGAGGGCTCGCTGGGGTAATTCGATGCCGGAGTGCGCCCACTGCGGAGCACACGTCTCACGACAGTTCGTGATCGTGTTCGGGTTAGACGGTGGCGACGTAGTTGCCTGCCCGGCGTGTTCCGGTCGGGCACATATCGCAGAGACGATCGTGGATCGATACTAGTCACAGACTATGGAACACTGCTTTGCGTGCGAGACCGACTATGGGTACCTTGGGACAGGCCCACACGAGGGATCCTGTCCAGCGTGTGGCTCGACCGCTGTCACTCCCGCAGGCGAACTCGGTATTGTCGACACGGAGACGTGGGAGAGCGCGAACGGACTCTCGACGATCCACGTGACAGCGACTGACGACCGGTCACGTCGGTTTGAATTTGTTGTTGCGGCGCGGCGGGGACGAGGGAAACTCGTCTGTCTCGCGATCGATGGAGTGACCGTACCCACCGAGACGGTGTGGTCCGTTCCATCTGCGGTTGCTACGAGAGTTACCGCGCATGGTATCAGGATCAGCGACTCGACGCCGGCTCAAAGCTCATAAAGAGTAGTAGAATGAGTGTTTGACCGGCTCAGAGACTACGCCACGGCTCTGTCGAAATTCTCAGCAGATGATATGTTTTTGGAGACGTGCTGAATACAGGGCGCATACCTCGCAGTTGTCGTATTCGTTTCTTATCATTAGACATCCTATAGTAGGCGGAACAGTCTGGTTAAATTCGATACTTGGTCAAACCACACAAAACATATAACAAATTAGTAATCAGAGAACTGTATGATACCTATATCCGCGTTTCAATTTGGTATCCCAGTCGCTATTTTTCTTATTGCTGCCGTGATGGCGTTCCTCCGATCTGATCTGACACGCTATCATATCCCTGTGATTATGTTAGCGCTGTTTGCGCTAACTAGTGGACTGATGATCCCTGTCGGGGCTGAGCTGATACGGACCGACGCTGAGAGAATCGATTACCGAGTTACATCTCAGCAAGGGAGCTGTAATGCGACCGCTGATGAGCAAGTCACTAAATTTGACAGCT
The sequence above is a segment of the Halorubrum sp. 2020YC2 genome. Coding sequences within it:
- a CDS encoding sulfite exporter TauE/SafE family protein; amino-acid sequence: MIESLLRIDVALFVLIGVFDGAHCIGMCGPLVTMYSKWMTPQSDGGTVTADRGRAGRLTTYEVRQHFLFNLGRATTYAILGAVFGALGSVVFVTADQLTPIADLLRGVVGLAVGGFIVATGVRYVSGGSGGDIRIPGVQRVTSWLAARVHRHVNSSSIVGLGAVNAFLPCPMLYPASLFAFASGSPTTGGIALGALGIGTIQAVFLYGTIIQSIDVAHRRRVHRLLGVVFVVLGYVLFAHGLMALGVHLPHPMFPHYQPLGGMGH
- the sufB gene encoding Fe-S cluster assembly protein SufB — protein: MSSKQDDLKETNTEARFEFKKEEKSAFKSEKGLTEETVRVISEDKDEPEWMLERRLRALEQFQEMPMPTDWPGQPDLSEVDVDEIVPYIRPDVDVRAGVDDWTELPDDIKDTFDKLGIPEAEKNALSGVGAQYESEVVYQNMQERWEEKGVIFCNMDEAVQEHEELVREHFMTNCVPPSDNKFAALHGAIWSGGSFVYIPEDTTVDMPVQAYFRMNSEGMGQFEHTLIIAEEGSEVHYIEGCSAPKYSKFNLHCGGVEVFVGEDAHVQYSTVQNWSKNTYNLNTKRAIAEKGGRMEWISGSMGSKATMLYPSTILKGRGASDNHITIAFAGEGQDIDTGAKVYHNAPETKSTVESKSIAKDGGRTNYRGLVHIADGAENSSTAVECDALMFDNESTSDTMPYMEINESKVDVAHEATVGKIGDEDIFYLQSRGLDDDDAKQMIVSGFIEPITEELPIEYAVELNRLVELEMEGSLG